Proteins encoded together in one Musa acuminata AAA Group cultivar baxijiao chromosome BXJ3-6, Cavendish_Baxijiao_AAA, whole genome shotgun sequence window:
- the LOC135639674 gene encoding desmethyl-deoxy-podophyllotoxin synthase-like produces MDLTSTSFLFSFLVLLVSLLLLKKNRSGRGARATLPPGPSKLPIIGSLHHLLGGLPHRSLTALSKKFGPVILLKLGEVPTLVVSSTEAAAEIMKTHDVSFASRPTNLNLQTATYGDRGVGFTSYGFHWRELRKMSIVELLSAKRVQSFRFIREEEVLNLVRSIVLLSNTGSTVNLSKKLVLLANDIGSRSVIGSKCKYQKEFIRIVMQTLEAAGGFSLADLFPSWPIIKLLSGATFKMKMLHRDMDAILNSIIQERRERKSAEQPEEEEEEALVDVMLRVQAEGSLSFPLADEDMKAMMLDMLGGASETSAGIMEWAMSELMRNPRVMRRLQEEVRETVGEKGKVTEKDINGMNYLKLVIKETLRLHPPVPLLLPRECRETCEVLGYQIPEKTRVFVNVWALGRDPRYWDNPTEFEPERFERRNSMVDFKGTNFEFLPFGAGRRICPGMSFGLKSIELSLASLLYNFDWELPSGDEGMPQELDMSETFSITCRRKSDLCLRAIPRIPFSMT; encoded by the exons ATGGATCTCACCAgcacctccttcctcttctcctttcttgTCCTCCTCGTTTCGCTGCTGCTACTCAAGAAGAACAGGTCCGGTCGCGGAGCTCGTGCCACACTGCCTCCCGGTCCATCTAAGCTCCCTATCATAGGCAGCTTGCACCATCTCTTGGGTGGCCTGCCGCATCGTTCCCTCACTGCCTTATCTAAGAAATTTGGCCCCGTGATACTCCTGAAGCTCGGTGAGGTCCCCACCCTCGTTGTCTCATCTACCGAAGCGGCTGCTGAGATCATGAAAACCCACGACGTCAGCTTCGCCTCTCGGCCCACTAACCTGAATCTCCAGACCGCCACATACGGTGACAGGGGCGTCGGCTTTACCTCGTATGGATTCCACTGGAGGGAGCTGCGCAAGATGAGCATCGTGGAGCTATTGAGTGCCAAGCGAGTCCAATCTTTTCGGTTTATCCGGGAAGAGGAGGTGCTTAATCTTGTGCGGTCGATAGTCCTGTTGTCCAACACTGGTTCCACCGTGAACCTCAGTAAGAAATTGGTGCTGTTGGCTAATGACATAGGCTCCCGGTCCGTCATCGGCAGCAAGTGCAAGTACCAGAAAGAGTTCATACGGATAGTGATGCAAACGCTGGAAGCTGCCGGAGGCTTCAGTTTGGCGGACTTATTCCCGTCATGGCCGATAATTAAACTTCTCAGTGGTGCGACTTTCAAGATGAAGATGTTACACCGTGACATGGACGCGATCCTGAATAGCATCATTCAAGAGCGCAGAGAAAGGAAGTCCGCAGAgcaaccggaggaggaggaggaggaggccttggTCGATGTCATGCTGAGAGTTCAAGCTGAAGGTAGCCTGTCATTCCCCTTAGCAGACGAGGACATGAAAGCCATGATGCTG GATATGCTCGGTGGGGCCAGCGAGACCTCCGCAGGAATAATGGAGTGGGCCATGTCGGAGCTGATGAGGAATCCAAGAGTGATGCGAAGGTTGCAAGAGGAGGTGAGGGAGACTGTCGGAGAAAAGGGAAAGGTGACGGAGAAGGACATCAACGGAATGAACTACTTGAAACTGGTCATCAAGGAGACTCTGAGGCTGCACCCTCCTGTTCCTCTGCTGCTCCCCCGAGAGTGCCGGGAGACGTGCGAGGTTCTTGGTTACCAGATACCAGAGAAGACAAGAGTATTCGTGAACGTTTGGGCCTTGGGAAGGGATCCTCGGTACTGGGACAATCCCACTGAGTTTGAGCCAGAGAGATTCGAGAGGAGGAATTCCATGGTCGACTTCAAGGGAACGAACTTTGAGTTCTTACCTTTCGGAGCAGGCAGGAGGATATGCCCAGGGATGTCATTTGGTTTGAAGAGCATAGAGCTTTCCCTGGCTAGCCTTCTCTACAACTTTGATTGGGAGCTCCCATCGGGAGATGAAGGGATGCCCCAGGAGTTGGACATGAGCGAAACCTTCTCGATTACGTGCCGGAGGAAGTCGGACCTCTGCCTGCGTGCCATCCCTCGTATTCCTTTCTCCATGACCTGA